In Hwangdonia lutea, a single window of DNA contains:
- the dnaJ gene encoding molecular chaperone DnaJ, translating to MAKRDYYEILGVSKSASTAEIKKAYRKKAIEFHPDKNPDNKEAEAKFKEAAEAYEVLSDADKKARYDQFGHQAFENGGGGFNGGGMNMEDIFSQFGDIFGGGFGGGFSGFGGGGGQRRVKGSNLRIRVKLTLEEIANGVEKKIKVKRKVQAPGTTYKTCPTCNGSGQVTRITNTILGRMQSSSPCNVCGGAGQTIDKKPADADAQGLKVAEETVSIKIPAGVVDGMQLKVSGKGNDAPGNGISGDLLVAIEEENHATLQREGDNLHYDLYVSYPDAVLGTSKEIDTVTGKVRIKVEAGVQSGKILRLRGKGIPSINGYGKGDLLVHVNVWTPKTLNKQQKEFFESMRDDEHFSPKPESSDKSFFEKVKDMFS from the coding sequence ATGGCTAAAAGAGATTATTACGAAATATTAGGAGTTAGCAAAAGTGCCAGTACGGCCGAAATAAAAAAGGCATACCGTAAAAAAGCGATTGAATTTCACCCTGATAAAAATCCAGACAATAAAGAAGCAGAGGCAAAATTTAAAGAGGCTGCCGAAGCTTACGAGGTGTTAAGTGACGCCGATAAAAAAGCACGTTACGATCAATTTGGGCATCAGGCCTTCGAGAATGGCGGTGGCGGCTTTAACGGCGGCGGCATGAATATGGAAGATATATTCAGTCAGTTTGGTGACATTTTTGGCGGTGGCTTTGGTGGCGGATTTTCCGGTTTCGGCGGTGGCGGTGGCCAGCGTAGGGTAAAAGGGAGCAACCTTCGTATTCGTGTTAAATTAACACTTGAGGAGATTGCCAATGGCGTAGAGAAAAAAATTAAAGTTAAACGTAAAGTTCAAGCTCCGGGAACTACTTATAAAACCTGTCCTACCTGTAACGGTAGTGGGCAAGTTACACGTATTACAAACACTATTTTAGGACGTATGCAAAGTTCGTCGCCATGTAATGTTTGCGGTGGCGCTGGACAAACTATAGATAAAAAGCCTGCAGATGCCGATGCACAAGGCTTGAAAGTAGCTGAAGAAACCGTATCCATAAAAATACCGGCAGGTGTAGTAGATGGCATGCAGCTTAAAGTATCCGGAAAAGGAAACGACGCACCAGGCAATGGTATTTCTGGCGACTTATTGGTGGCTATAGAAGAGGAGAATCACGCCACATTACAACGCGAAGGCGATAATTTACATTATGATTTGTATGTGAGTTATCCTGATGCCGTTTTGGGCACCTCTAAAGAAATTGATACCGTTACGGGGAAAGTACGTATAAAGGTTGAAGCCGGTGTGCAATCGGGTAAAATTTTACGCTTACGCGGAAAAGGTATTCCGAGTATTAACGGTTATGGCAAAGGCGATTTATTGGTACATGTAAACGTTTGGACGCCTAAAACATTAAACAAACAGCAAAAAGAGTTTTTTGAAAGCATGAGAGATGATGAGCATTTTTCTCCAAAACCAGAAAGTTCGGATAAATCATTTTTTGAAAAGGTAAAAGATATGTTTTCCTAG
- a CDS encoding nucleotide exchange factor GrpE has product MSKKENENIETEPTENVQTETVDVDETIEEQTIEEKLQDEIKQEKDKFLRLFAEFENYKRRTAKERIEMFSTASEDVMLSLLPLLDDFERALTHIEEDKEAEDLRKGVLLIYQKLVNTLEQKGLKAMVIKKGDDFNADNHEAITQIAAPCDDLKGKIIDVVEKGYKLGEKIIRFPKVVIGQ; this is encoded by the coding sequence ATGTCGAAAAAAGAAAACGAAAATATAGAAACTGAGCCAACAGAAAACGTACAAACAGAAACTGTTGATGTAGACGAAACGATTGAAGAACAAACTATTGAGGAAAAGCTTCAAGACGAAATAAAACAAGAAAAAGATAAGTTTTTGCGTTTATTCGCAGAATTTGAAAACTATAAAAGAAGAACTGCCAAAGAGCGAATTGAAATGTTTTCAACGGCTAGCGAAGATGTGATGTTATCTTTATTGCCATTACTTGATGATTTTGAGCGTGCTTTAACACATATTGAAGAAGATAAAGAAGCCGAAGATTTGCGCAAGGGTGTATTGCTGATATACCAAAAATTGGTAAATACTTTAGAGCAAAAAGGCTTAAAGGCTATGGTAATCAAGAAAGGCGATGATTTTAACGCCGACAATCATGAAGCCATCACACAAATAGCAGCACCATGCGACGATTTAAAAGGAAAAATTATTGATGTTGTTGAAAAGGGTTATAAACTGGGAGAAAAAATAATTCGTTTTCCTAAAGTTGTCATTGGACAATAA
- a CDS encoding YceI family protein, which yields MKKSIVTLFTITTLVVSLTSCKNKAKEADTKEAEAVAQTEATAEKYTANVSESTIEWKGFKPTGTHFGTISLENGVLNLQDGKINSGTFLIDMNSITVLDMPEDDENHAKLTGHLKSDDFFHVEKHPSAAFEITGLSEVEGKTMLSGNLTLKETKNNVTFPVTVTNTDGAVTLTSETFTIDRSKWNVKYGSKSFFDDLGDKFINDDIELKITVKATKS from the coding sequence ATGAAAAAAAGTATTGTTACACTATTTACAATCACGACATTAGTTGTAAGTTTAACAAGTTGTAAAAACAAGGCCAAAGAAGCCGACACAAAAGAAGCTGAAGCGGTTGCACAAACTGAAGCTACAGCCGAAAAATACACAGCTAACGTATCTGAATCTACCATAGAGTGGAAAGGCTTTAAGCCAACAGGCACACACTTTGGGACGATAAGTTTAGAAAACGGTGTACTTAACCTTCAGGACGGAAAAATTAATAGCGGAACCTTTTTAATAGATATGAATTCTATTACCGTTTTAGACATGCCAGAAGATGATGAAAACCATGCAAAACTTACAGGGCACTTAAAAAGCGATGATTTTTTCCATGTTGAAAAACACCCGAGCGCCGCTTTTGAAATTACAGGTTTAAGTGAAGTTGAAGGAAAAACAATGTTATCTGGAAACTTAACTCTTAAAGAAACCAAAAACAATGTTACATTTCCTGTAACGGTTACAAATACTGATGGTGCGGTGACTTTAACAAGTGAAACCTTTACCATTGATCGTTCCAAATGGAATGTAAAATATGGCTCAAAATCGTTTTTTGACGATTTAGGCGATAAGTTTATTAATGATGATATTGAATTAAAAATTACGGTTAAGGCTACAAAGTCTTAA
- a CDS encoding cellulase family glycosylhydrolase yields MNKFQKLIMFLLLVFVVISCKNNSQVSVNENILPSTITIKGDKFIDEQGREIILNGINIVSKNKEEGYIFQSGPELYENLKKWGVNCIRFILIWDGLEPEPGVYNEAYLQEIDKRIQWAEQNDIFVVLDMHQDLFSVKYSDGAPEWATLDEGKPHTEGAIWSDAYMLSEAVQTAFDNFWLNKPASDGVGIQDHYAALWQHVAKRYADNTTVIGYDIMNEPFPGSSGMQSTMVLLSAYGQLHYKLTGEVLTEKQLGDMWSDEKGRMEALKILSNRDNYDFVFSQLFELNRQFEVNHLQKMYQKVSEAIREVDTKHILFLEHSYYSNTGVASSIERTTLADGTPDPLVAYAPHGYDLVTDTDAVANASNERVAYIYDQIKNKGKQLQMPVWLGEWGAFYGNSESVIPVAKNAISLIEEHLFGQAYWSYDPGTENLRYFNVVLVRSYPVAVNGTLLNYKNNFDVKSFEMRWEEDGNNQNSTVIFVPQLSKVSQVSKDQIPNLNIKTIPNGDSGWFIVPPLEKPSQRTINIQFD; encoded by the coding sequence ATGAACAAATTTCAAAAATTAATAATGTTTTTGCTGTTGGTTTTTGTGGTTATAAGTTGTAAAAACAATAGCCAAGTATCAGTAAATGAAAACATATTACCAAGCACCATAACCATTAAAGGCGATAAGTTTATAGATGAACAAGGAAGAGAAATTATCCTTAATGGAATAAACATTGTCAGTAAGAATAAAGAGGAAGGTTATATTTTTCAGAGCGGGCCGGAGTTGTATGAAAATTTAAAGAAATGGGGTGTTAATTGCATTCGGTTTATTTTAATTTGGGATGGGTTGGAGCCCGAACCAGGGGTTTACAATGAAGCCTATTTACAAGAAATTGATAAACGGATACAATGGGCAGAACAGAACGATATTTTTGTCGTTTTGGATATGCATCAAGATCTTTTTAGCGTAAAATATAGCGATGGCGCCCCGGAATGGGCCACTTTAGATGAGGGCAAACCACATACTGAAGGTGCTATTTGGAGCGATGCCTATATGTTAAGTGAAGCCGTTCAAACCGCATTTGATAATTTTTGGCTAAATAAACCCGCATCAGATGGTGTAGGCATTCAAGATCATTATGCTGCCCTTTGGCAACACGTTGCCAAACGGTATGCCGATAACACCACGGTAATTGGTTACGATATTATGAATGAACCTTTTCCGGGTTCTTCTGGCATGCAATCTACTATGGTATTGCTATCGGCTTATGGGCAGCTGCACTACAAATTAACGGGCGAAGTGCTTACCGAAAAGCAATTGGGAGACATGTGGAGTGATGAAAAAGGTAGAATGGAGGCTTTAAAAATACTATCAAATAGGGATAATTATGATTTTGTATTTAGTCAATTATTTGAACTTAACCGGCAATTTGAAGTTAACCATTTGCAGAAAATGTATCAAAAGGTTAGTGAGGCCATACGGGAAGTCGATACAAAACACATCCTGTTTTTAGAGCACAGTTATTATAGCAATACCGGAGTGGCCAGTAGTATTGAAAGAACAACTTTAGCAGATGGCACACCCGATCCATTGGTGGCCTATGCCCCACATGGTTATGATTTGGTAACCGATACCGATGCCGTGGCAAACGCCTCAAACGAGCGAGTGGCATATATCTATGACCAAATAAAAAATAAGGGCAAACAACTGCAAATGCCTGTATGGCTTGGCGAATGGGGTGCCTTTTATGGCAATTCGGAAAGTGTGATTCCTGTTGCAAAAAATGCGATTTCGCTTATTGAAGAGCACCTTTTTGGACAGGCCTATTGGTCCTACGATCCTGGAACAGAAAATTTGCGATATTTCAATGTAGTTTTGGTGCGCTCTTATCCGGTTGCGGTTAATGGTACATTGCTTAACTATAAAAACAATTTTGATGTAAAATCCTTTGAGATGCGTTGGGAAGAAGATGGAAACAATCAAAATTCCACTGTAATTTTTGTGCCTCAGCTTTCAAAGGTGTCGCAAGTATCAAAAGATCAAATTCCAAATTTGAATATTAAAACAATTCCTAATGGAGATTCTGGGTGGTTTATTGTTCCGCCATTGGAAAAACCTTCACAACGAACCATTAATATTCAATTCGATTAA